One stretch of Hymenobacter chitinivorans DSM 11115 DNA includes these proteins:
- a CDS encoding polymorphic toxin type 5 domain-containing protein: protein MNLDMPLAPSANRRPVASRLSAGSNSDQATIYTRGGATLRVPLRPVPSASGGCAGHPASQLLRWLQRRAAAEPGFPVRVRSVLLVVGTTGGCASCQQGLERFLSRFYRGARLRLVKPGGHSVGCSCGCGHCQSAAAGPPRSVLDELLGETMTELEWEQWQQELEEEYRRFNRQFRRTMAQTIHQDPKHPLQFLVKDGKGGKPVWRTAKDRRVDAGHVTPVMTLSAQNRTKEHLAIQDRSLNRSDGAKMGATGKGTKIEVINIKGVPVDVETARKWVEQGLLPASYVSGRYIQDHKAKGWTADGELFYAVGLNKDLVSETGF from the coding sequence ATGAACCTCGATATGCCGCTTGCGCCCAGTGCCAACCGCCGCCCGGTGGCCAGCCGCCTTAGTGCCGGCTCCAACTCCGACCAGGCCACCATCTACACCCGGGGCGGGGCCACGCTGCGGGTACCGCTGCGGCCCGTGCCCAGTGCCAGCGGCGGGTGCGCCGGCCACCCCGCCAGCCAGCTGCTGCGCTGGCTGCAGCGCCGGGCTGCGGCCGAGCCGGGCTTTCCGGTGCGGGTGCGCAGTGTGCTGCTGGTGGTGGGTACCACGGGCGGGTGCGCTAGCTGCCAGCAGGGATTAGAGCGGTTCCTGAGCCGGTTTTACCGCGGGGCCCGGCTGCGGCTGGTGAAGCCCGGCGGGCACTCCGTGGGGTGCAGCTGCGGCTGCGGGCACTGCCAAAGCGCCGCGGCCGGGCCGCCCCGCAGCGTACTGGACGAGCTGCTGGGCGAAACCATGACCGAGCTGGAGTGGGAGCAGTGGCAGCAGGAGCTGGAGGAAGAGTACCGCCGCTTCAACCGGCAGTTTCGGCGCACCATGGCCCAGACTATTCACCAGGACCCCAAGCACCCGCTGCAGTTTCTGGTGAAGGACGGCAAGGGCGGCAAGCCGGTGTGGCGCACGGCCAAGGACCGGCGCGTGGACGCCGGCCACGTGACGCCCGTCATGACCTTATCGGCCCAGAACCGGACGAAAGAGCACCTGGCCATTCAGGACCGCAGCCTCAACCGTTCCGACGGGGCCAAAATGGGCGCCACCGGCAAGGGCACCAAAATCGAGGTCATCAACATCAAAGGTGTGCCCGTGGACGTGGAAACGGCCCGCAAATGGGTGGAGCAGGGGTTGCTGCCGGCCAGCTACGTGTCGGGGCGCTACATCCAGGACCACAAGGCCAAGGGCTGGACGGCCGACGGGGAGCTATTCTACGCCGTGGGCCTGAACAAGGACCTGGTGTCCGAAACCGGGTTCTAG
- a CDS encoding dipeptidase, which yields MKADFLSDLQALVRFPSISTDARYASGLRACATWLARHMQQLGLDGVRLFETARHPIVYAEKLVSRRRPTLLIYGHYDVQPTEPAAAWTVPPFAGLIRGNKLYGRGASDDKGQFFVHLKALELLLQTGQPLPLNVKILLEGEEEIGSPNLAEFVQAHRHRLRADWALLSDTNLLSAAQPALTYGLRGSLAAELTVTGPRAELHSGIFGGAVLNPLQALSTLLAALHDEAGRIAIPGFYDPVQPASVAERAYLQRYGPSDAQLRREAQVEQGWGEAGYSLYERTVLRPSLSITGLTGGYQGAGVQSIVPARASAKLSFRLAQGQNPHQVEEQLRRFLRRITPPQVQATLTAQLHAPPYTVPPQLPVMQAAAQAYAHGFGRAPVLQRSGGTIPVVSLFEQHLGIPTVLMGFGLPDDRKHGPDEFLYLPNFWRGIRTSLFFLRRLGQLTPYSAPLCSSSTATATPAKATA from the coding sequence ATGAAAGCCGATTTCCTGTCTGATTTGCAAGCCCTGGTACGGTTTCCCAGCATCAGCACCGATGCGCGCTACGCCTCGGGCCTGCGCGCCTGCGCCACCTGGCTGGCCCGGCATATGCAGCAGCTGGGGCTGGACGGCGTGCGGCTTTTCGAAACGGCCCGCCACCCCATCGTCTACGCCGAGAAGCTGGTGAGTCGGCGGCGGCCCACGCTGCTCATCTACGGTCACTACGACGTGCAGCCCACCGAGCCGGCCGCCGCCTGGACGGTGCCGCCCTTCGCGGGGCTGATTCGCGGCAACAAGCTCTACGGCCGCGGCGCTTCCGATGACAAAGGCCAGTTTTTCGTCCACCTCAAAGCCCTGGAGCTGCTGCTGCAAACCGGCCAGCCTTTGCCGCTGAACGTGAAAATCCTGCTGGAAGGCGAGGAGGAAATCGGCAGCCCCAACCTGGCCGAATTCGTGCAGGCCCACCGCCACCGGCTGCGCGCCGACTGGGCCCTGCTCTCGGATACCAACCTGCTGTCGGCCGCCCAGCCCGCCCTGACCTACGGCCTGCGCGGCTCCCTGGCCGCCGAGCTGACCGTAACCGGGCCCCGCGCGGAGCTGCACTCGGGTATTTTCGGCGGGGCGGTGCTCAATCCCCTGCAAGCCCTGAGTACGCTGCTGGCGGCCCTGCACGACGAGGCCGGACGAATAGCCATTCCCGGCTTTTACGACCCGGTGCAACCCGCTTCGGTGGCCGAACGGGCGTATTTGCAACGGTATGGTCCCTCGGATGCCCAGCTGCGGCGCGAGGCTCAGGTAGAGCAGGGGTGGGGCGAGGCCGGCTACTCTTTATATGAGCGCACCGTGCTGCGGCCTTCGCTGAGCATCACGGGTCTTACCGGCGGCTACCAGGGCGCTGGTGTTCAGTCTATTGTGCCGGCCCGGGCGTCGGCCAAGCTCAGCTTCCGGCTGGCCCAGGGCCAGAACCCGCACCAGGTGGAAGAGCAGCTGCGCCGGTTTCTGCGCCGGATTACTCCGCCCCAGGTGCAGGCCACGCTCACCGCCCAGTTGCACGCCCCGCCCTACACGGTGCCGCCCCAGCTGCCGGTGATGCAGGCCGCGGCCCAGGCCTACGCCCACGGCTTCGGGCGCGCCCCAGTGCTCCAACGCTCGGGCGGCACGATTCCCGTCGTCAGCCTTTTTGAGCAGCACCTGGGCATCCCGACGGTGCTCATGGGTTTTGGTCTGCCCGATGACCGCAAGCACGGGCCCGACGAGTTTCTGTATTTGCCCAACTTCTGGCGCGGCATCCGCACCAGCCTGTTTTTTCTGCGCCGCCTGGGCCAGCTCACCCCTTATTCTGCCCCGCTATGCTCATCATCGACTGCCACTGCCACGCCGGCCAAGGCGACGGCCTGA
- a CDS encoding amidohydrolase family protein produces MLIIDCHCHAGQGDGLTGPWDTDAPLGPYLDWADEAGIQRTVLFAAFHSDYAVANRQVAQLVQQQPERFYGFAFVHAQRDRGRIRELVGTAVQQYGFCGIKCHRFDARISREICDVARAFRLPVLYDVVGEIAVVELLGEQYPDVNFIIPHLGSFSDDWRAQAGLIDHLVRFPNIYTDTSGVRRFDILRRAVDRAGAHKFLFGSDGPWLHPGVELAKIKALHLRREETQQVVAGNLLGLLDTVRVNPGPAALQRIAVPAAELSSEWRDPWLVRE; encoded by the coding sequence ATGCTCATCATCGACTGCCACTGCCACGCCGGCCAAGGCGACGGCCTGACTGGCCCCTGGGACACCGACGCGCCCCTGGGGCCCTACCTGGACTGGGCCGATGAGGCCGGGATTCAGCGCACCGTGCTCTTTGCCGCCTTCCACTCCGACTACGCCGTGGCCAACCGCCAAGTGGCCCAGCTGGTGCAGCAGCAGCCCGAGCGGTTCTACGGCTTTGCCTTCGTGCACGCCCAGCGCGACCGGGGCCGCATCCGGGAGCTGGTGGGCACGGCCGTGCAGCAGTACGGCTTCTGCGGTATCAAGTGCCACCGCTTCGACGCCCGTATCAGCCGCGAAATCTGCGACGTGGCCCGGGCCTTTCGCTTGCCGGTGCTCTACGACGTGGTGGGCGAAATTGCGGTGGTCGAGCTGCTGGGTGAGCAGTACCCCGACGTGAACTTCATCATTCCCCACCTGGGCTCGTTTTCCGACGACTGGCGGGCCCAGGCCGGCCTCATCGACCACCTCGTGCGCTTTCCCAACATCTACACCGACACCAGCGGGGTGCGCCGCTTCGACATTCTGCGCCGGGCCGTAGACCGGGCCGGGGCCCATAAATTCCTCTTCGGCTCCGACGGCCCCTGGCTGCATCCGGGCGTGGAACTGGCCAAAATCAAGGCCCTGCACCTGCGCCGGGAAGAAACCCAACAAGTGGTGGCCGGCAACCTGCTGGGCCTGCTCGATACCGTGCGGGTAAACCCGGGGCCCGCGGCCTTGCAGCGCATTGCGGTACCCGCCGCCGAGCTGAGTTCCGAGTGGCGCGACCCGTGGCTGGTGCGGGAGTAA
- a CDS encoding sensor histidine kinase produces MTEFLVRLARRWSALSSRTTALLLQVVLWLLLGGFYLLWNNRPNYYFAGPVWPLVLVQLSFAVVLFNSLVYLIIPRWLLRGRTGPALAGGLALIYGYRIWMYLGARLSEAYVALDPVLRRTLHGFYIDHLWADLTSLSGMLASFMGMLAPMLFPLIISFLAYALVVDRRRLALERDHLRLERSYLKAQINPQFLFTTLGSLRTFTHSGDERAGDVVLHLADLMRYTLYETDAERVPLDRELEFLDDYLALERLRNPASVAIHHEVSGMAAGPQTIAPLVLHPFVERLFAGLDTAPGPVTLHCQLLVGPQVLALTLTRTTAQSWPEPYASAATLQAARRRLALQYPGHTLALTETDLRVHLHLTIPLD; encoded by the coding sequence ATGACTGAGTTCCTTGTCCGGCTGGCCCGGCGCTGGTCCGCACTAAGCTCCCGCACCACGGCTTTGCTGCTGCAAGTGGTGCTGTGGCTGCTGCTCGGGGGCTTTTATCTGCTCTGGAACAACCGGCCCAACTACTACTTCGCGGGCCCGGTCTGGCCGCTGGTGCTGGTGCAGCTGAGCTTTGCCGTGGTGCTCTTCAATAGCCTGGTTTACCTTATCATTCCGCGCTGGCTGCTGCGGGGGCGCACCGGCCCGGCCCTGGCCGGCGGCCTGGCCCTGATTTACGGGTACCGGATCTGGATGTACCTGGGCGCCCGGCTCAGTGAAGCCTACGTGGCCCTCGACCCAGTGCTGCGCCGCACTCTGCACGGCTTCTACATCGACCACCTCTGGGCCGACCTGACCAGCCTGAGCGGCATGCTAGCCTCGTTTATGGGCATGCTGGCGCCCATGCTGTTTCCGCTCATCATCAGCTTTCTGGCCTACGCCCTGGTCGTCGACCGGCGGCGGCTGGCCCTGGAGCGTGACCATCTGCGCCTGGAGCGCAGCTACCTCAAGGCCCAAATCAACCCGCAGTTTTTGTTTACCACCCTGGGCAGCCTGCGCACCTTCACCCACAGCGGCGACGAGCGGGCCGGCGACGTCGTGCTGCACCTGGCCGACCTGATGCGCTACACGCTCTACGAAACCGATGCCGAGCGGGTCCCCCTGGACCGGGAGCTGGAGTTTCTCGACGACTACCTGGCCCTGGAGCGCCTGCGCAACCCGGCTTCCGTCGCCATTCACCACGAAGTGAGCGGCATGGCTGCCGGGCCGCAGACCATTGCGCCCCTGGTGCTGCACCCGTTCGTGGAACGCCTTTTCGCCGGCCTCGACACCGCGCCCGGCCCCGTAACCCTGCACTGCCAGCTGCTCGTGGGCCCGCAGGTTCTGGCGCTGACCCTGACCCGCACCACGGCCCAGTCCTGGCCCGAGCCCTACGCCTCGGCCGCGACTCTGCAAGCCGCCCGGCGGCGCCTGGCCCTGCAGTACCCCGGGCACACGCTGGCCCTGACCGAAACCGACCTGCGGGTTCACCTGCACCTCACTATTCCGCTCGACTAG
- a CDS encoding sensor histidine kinase yields the protein MEVLTREPRARRWAWPLVLRRLAPLLWWSLFVAFEWVAFQSWQETPLVTAGFVLKDLLAAVAGYYFFARVVLPRLVLRRRWLLTGLGLLAIYYVWGLCSYGYYALLQHSGLISANAHDYMHRVIDYGLWGGVFSWRAISMGISDFVVTVLPPILIRFVRFLLTTSNQSLRLERENLTLELSFLKAQVNPHFLFNTLNNIYTMVVKQDARAPVMVQHLTDLMHYTVYESDAEKVPLSREIGFLEDYLELERLRYGRHVSIRYQKSGPFDEFRITPLLFFPFVENAFKHGVDSSLEASWVSITLAVHEGQLHFEVSNSLPPAGPPTAFGGVGVANVQKRLALHYPPPDYQLTIGPEPADQTYRVVLVLRLDPVPSLSS from the coding sequence ATGGAGGTCCTTACCCGGGAGCCGCGCGCCCGTCGGTGGGCCTGGCCGCTGGTCCTGCGCCGGCTGGCGCCTTTGTTGTGGTGGAGTTTGTTCGTGGCCTTCGAGTGGGTGGCTTTTCAAAGCTGGCAGGAAACCCCGCTCGTAACGGCGGGCTTCGTGCTGAAGGACTTGCTGGCGGCCGTGGCGGGCTACTACTTTTTTGCCCGCGTGGTGCTGCCGCGCCTGGTGCTGCGCCGCCGCTGGCTGCTGACGGGCCTCGGGCTGCTGGCCATTTATTACGTTTGGGGCCTGTGCTCCTACGGCTATTACGCCTTGCTGCAGCACTCCGGGCTGATTTCGGCCAATGCCCACGACTACATGCACCGCGTCATCGACTACGGCCTTTGGGGAGGAGTCTTTTCGTGGCGGGCCATTAGCATGGGCATCAGCGACTTTGTCGTGACCGTGCTGCCGCCCATCCTGATTCGCTTCGTGCGGTTTTTGCTCACGACCAGCAACCAGAGCCTGCGCCTGGAGCGCGAAAATCTCACTCTGGAGCTGAGCTTTCTAAAGGCCCAGGTCAACCCGCACTTTCTGTTCAACACCCTGAACAACATCTACACCATGGTCGTCAAGCAGGATGCCCGGGCGCCCGTCATGGTCCAGCACCTCACCGACTTGATGCATTACACGGTGTATGAGTCGGACGCCGAAAAGGTGCCCCTGAGCCGGGAAATCGGGTTTCTGGAGGATTACCTGGAGCTGGAACGCCTGCGCTACGGCCGCCACGTCAGCATCCGTTACCAGAAGTCGGGGCCCTTCGACGAGTTCCGCATTACCCCGCTGCTGTTCTTTCCCTTCGTCGAAAACGCCTTCAAGCACGGCGTCGACAGCAGCCTGGAAGCCAGCTGGGTCAGTATCACGCTGGCCGTGCACGAGGGGCAGCTGCACTTCGAAGTGAGCAACAGCCTGCCGCCCGCCGGTCCGCCCACGGCGTTTGGCGGGGTAGGGGTGGCCAACGTGCAAAAGCGCCTGGCCCTGCACTACCCGCCCCCGGACTACCAGCTCACCATCGGCCCCGAGCCCGCCGACCAAACTTACCGCGTGGTCCTGGTGCTCCGCCTCGACCCGGTTCCTTCCCTGTCATCCTGA
- a CDS encoding LytR/AlgR family response regulator transcription factor: MINCLIIDDEPFARELLEGYVARIPGFHLLASCAHVFDALEVLQQQKVDLIFSDINMPQVNGIEFIRSLQHPPYVIFVTAHPNYALEGFELDALDYIVKPVSFPRFLKAVNKAQALINSRPAATAPEPAAPQFLFVKEGHSLQRVLFDEIYYIEGMKDYIKIILKNRVIITYLRMSRVEDQLPAARFTRIQKSYIVRMDAIRAISGNEAELYDLPEKLPIGKQHKEALLARFGLS, translated from the coding sequence ATGATTAACTGCCTGATTATCGACGATGAGCCTTTCGCCCGCGAGCTGCTGGAAGGCTACGTGGCCCGGATTCCGGGCTTTCACCTGCTGGCCAGCTGCGCCCACGTCTTCGACGCGCTGGAGGTGTTGCAGCAGCAGAAAGTCGATTTGATTTTCTCCGACATCAACATGCCCCAGGTCAACGGCATCGAGTTCATCCGCTCCCTGCAGCATCCGCCCTACGTCATCTTCGTCACGGCCCACCCCAACTACGCCCTCGAAGGCTTCGAGCTCGACGCGCTGGACTACATCGTCAAGCCCGTGTCGTTTCCGCGGTTTCTGAAGGCCGTCAACAAAGCCCAGGCTCTCATCAACAGCCGCCCCGCAGCTACGGCCCCGGAGCCGGCCGCCCCGCAGTTCTTGTTCGTCAAGGAAGGCCACAGCCTGCAGCGGGTGCTCTTCGACGAAATCTATTACATCGAGGGCATGAAGGACTACATCAAAATCATCCTCAAAAACCGCGTCATCATCACCTACCTGCGCATGAGCCGGGTCGAAGACCAGCTGCCGGCTGCCCGCTTCACCCGCATCCAGAAGTCCTACATCGTGCGCATGGACGCCATCCGGGCCATCAGCGGCAACGAGGCTGAGCTCTACGATTTGCCCGAAAAGCTCCCCATCGGCAAGCAGCACAAGGAGGCGTTATTGGCGCGGTTCGGACTGAGCTAA
- a CDS encoding sigma 54-interacting transcriptional regulator: MAEYRVWFKPFTRDNSRLLRILEALEQAGVGLQAVHLGDTPEGAGIIFLDHQAPLEEIQETLEAYTLYADTKIIAVAVSLLPTSSTWALLRSGVVEVFSWFEVEKPVQIIVSRLQYWLLLEEKVTYLQQRMVGQSRCWVNTLRQVVDMALSNCQVLIMGESGTGKELVAQEIHQLDPRPSKRDCVVVDCTNLIPGLSGSELFGHEKGAFTNAISTRDGALALAHEGTLFLDELGELPLPLQAELLRALQEGTYKRVGSNTWRRAKFRLVSATNRDLLAEVHKGTFRQDLYYRISGWTCQLPPLRERKEDIVGLAEHFFREQHHIHQPVDRQVFDFLLLRDYPGNVRELQQLINRIANKHLGEGPITIGDIPRSDWPDFARLGPSLQGSDLEAGVKGLLYQGLGLKEIKDQVTEIAKKVAITHENGNLKLAAHRLGCSERILQMHRRGEPEVAGAPG; the protein is encoded by the coding sequence ATGGCTGAATACAGAGTGTGGTTTAAGCCCTTTACCCGCGACAATTCCCGCCTGTTGCGCATCCTGGAAGCCCTGGAGCAGGCCGGCGTGGGGCTGCAGGCCGTGCACCTGGGCGACACGCCCGAGGGGGCGGGCATCATCTTTCTGGATCATCAGGCCCCGCTCGAGGAAATTCAGGAAACCCTGGAGGCATATACGCTTTACGCCGACACCAAAATCATTGCCGTGGCCGTGAGCCTGCTGCCGACCTCCAGCACCTGGGCCCTGCTGCGCAGCGGCGTAGTGGAAGTGTTTTCCTGGTTTGAGGTCGAGAAGCCGGTGCAGATTATCGTGTCGCGGTTGCAGTACTGGCTGCTGCTGGAAGAGAAAGTGACTTACCTGCAGCAGCGCATGGTGGGCCAGAGCCGCTGCTGGGTGAACACCCTGCGGCAGGTGGTCGACATGGCCCTGAGCAACTGCCAGGTGCTGATTATGGGCGAAAGCGGCACCGGCAAGGAACTCGTGGCCCAGGAAATTCACCAGCTCGACCCGCGGCCCAGCAAGCGCGACTGTGTGGTGGTCGACTGTACCAACCTGATTCCGGGCCTCTCGGGCTCGGAGCTGTTTGGCCACGAGAAGGGCGCCTTTACCAACGCCATCAGCACCCGCGACGGGGCCCTGGCCCTGGCCCACGAAGGCACGCTGTTCCTGGATGAGCTGGGCGAGCTGCCGCTACCCCTGCAGGCCGAGCTGCTGCGGGCGTTGCAGGAAGGCACCTACAAGCGCGTGGGCAGCAACACCTGGCGCCGGGCCAAGTTTCGGCTGGTGAGTGCCACCAACCGCGACCTGCTGGCCGAGGTGCACAAGGGCACGTTTCGCCAGGACTTGTACTACCGCATTTCGGGCTGGACCTGCCAGCTGCCGCCCCTGCGCGAGCGGAAAGAAGACATTGTGGGGCTGGCCGAGCACTTCTTCCGGGAGCAGCACCACATCCACCAGCCCGTGGACCGGCAGGTGTTCGACTTTCTGCTGCTGCGCGACTACCCCGGCAACGTGCGCGAGCTGCAGCAGCTCATCAACCGCATTGCCAACAAGCACCTGGGCGAAGGCCCCATCACCATCGGCGACATTCCGCGCTCCGACTGGCCCGACTTCGCCCGCCTGGGCCCCAGCCTGCAGGGCAGCGACTTGGAGGCCGGCGTCAAAGGCTTGTTGTACCAGGGTCTGGGGCTGAAGGAAATCAAGGACCAGGTAACCGAAATAGCCAAAAAGGTGGCCATTACCCACGAAAACGGCAACCTGAAGCTAGCTGCCCACCGCCTGGGCTGCAGCGAAAGAATCCTGCAGATGCACCGCCGCGGCGAGCCGGAAGTGGCGGGGGCGCCGGGGTAA
- a CDS encoding TonB-dependent receptor domain-containing protein yields the protein MKLHYPGRLPQPSLLLLLGSLLLSAPALAQTRTTVTGQLAGASGAPIDYATVTLHRATDSTVVKSEFSDEKGTFRFEQTPTGAYLVSASQVGFVRTWSKVFTAGAETVALPVLTLAASGATTLKEVQVVGQKPLFEREADRTIVNVEGSTLAAGNTSLDVLSRSPGVTVDGNDNIGLRGRQGVLVLIDGKRQPMTGAELADYLRALPAEQLKSIELITNPPAKYEAQGSAGIIAINLKKDQRVGTNGSLSSSYGHGRFGRFTSGLTLNHRTKKTNTFGSYTFADRRNYGALTIHRDFYRPTDQGKAYDGSTDQDNYGAGHNVSHTWKAGLDYTLSEQTVVGVTVNGLQNRNTQRGSNLTTRTDAAGNALRGYNSTNNREATFPNVAGNLNFKHTFKDSVGTRELTADADYARYDTRRLQYLTTYQDREPVELLTRRNGDQEGLLTIQSIKADYTHPLTKKARLDLGGKVSWVHSDNDVEFTIPFVDPASGAVSLDYLVRDANLSNRFRYDENINAGYVNYNQTLPGWTLQLGLRGEQTKGVGKSDNATEDANFNRNYFQLFPSAAVKHTFTEQHETSVSLSRRIDRPGYGQLNPFRSYIDATTYGAGNPRLKPQTSYNVELTHTYKQKYSLGLSYSRTSDPIVGTVQPENANSRIVVSTSQNLGTQYYYALTLTAPVELAKWWNVYNNGVLYYNRYVGSIAGTTLDRSSARPAFSLSSNSTFTFGKGWSADLNANYQSRELSGFFDTRPYGQVAFGIQKSLWERKANLKLNVTDAFYTGAIRATSTYDNYVERFYQRGDFRVATLAFSYRFGNDKLAPARRRSGGAEDEKRRAGGS from the coding sequence ATGAAACTCCACTACCCCGGACGGCTCCCGCAGCCTTCCCTCCTGCTGCTGCTCGGCAGTTTGCTGCTGAGCGCCCCGGCCCTGGCCCAAACCCGCACCACCGTGACTGGTCAGCTGGCCGGGGCCAGCGGCGCGCCCATCGACTACGCCACCGTGACTCTGCACCGGGCCACCGACTCGACGGTGGTCAAGTCGGAGTTCAGCGACGAGAAGGGCACGTTCCGCTTCGAGCAGACGCCCACCGGCGCCTACCTCGTCTCGGCCTCGCAGGTGGGCTTTGTGCGCACCTGGAGCAAGGTTTTCACGGCCGGGGCCGAAACCGTGGCCCTGCCGGTGCTGACCCTGGCCGCCAGCGGCGCTACTACGCTCAAGGAAGTGCAGGTGGTGGGCCAGAAACCCTTGTTTGAGCGGGAAGCCGACCGCACCATCGTGAATGTGGAGGGCTCGACGCTGGCCGCCGGCAACACCAGCCTGGATGTGCTCAGCCGCTCGCCGGGCGTGACGGTGGACGGCAACGACAACATCGGGCTGCGCGGGCGGCAGGGCGTGCTGGTGCTCATCGACGGCAAGCGCCAGCCCATGACGGGCGCCGAGCTGGCCGATTACCTGCGGGCCCTGCCGGCCGAGCAGCTCAAGAGCATTGAGCTCATCACCAACCCGCCGGCCAAGTACGAGGCCCAGGGCAGCGCCGGCATCATTGCCATCAACCTTAAAAAAGACCAGCGCGTGGGCACCAACGGCAGCCTGAGCAGCAGCTACGGGCACGGCCGCTTCGGGCGCTTCACCTCGGGCCTGACGCTAAACCACCGCACCAAGAAAACCAACACCTTCGGCTCCTACACCTTCGCCGACCGCCGCAACTATGGGGCCCTGACCATTCACCGCGACTTTTACCGCCCCACCGACCAGGGCAAGGCCTACGATGGCAGCACCGACCAGGACAACTACGGGGCGGGCCACAACGTCTCCCACACCTGGAAAGCCGGCCTGGACTACACTCTCTCGGAGCAAACCGTGGTGGGCGTAACCGTCAACGGGCTGCAAAACCGCAACACCCAGCGCGGCAGCAACTTGACGACCCGCACCGACGCCGCGGGTAATGCCCTGCGGGGCTACAACTCGACCAACAACCGGGAAGCTACGTTTCCCAACGTGGCCGGCAACCTCAACTTCAAGCACACCTTTAAGGACTCGGTGGGCACCCGGGAGCTGACGGCCGACGCCGACTACGCCCGCTACGACACCCGCCGCCTGCAGTACCTGACTACCTACCAGGACCGGGAGCCGGTGGAGCTGCTGACCCGCCGCAACGGCGACCAGGAAGGCCTGCTCACGATTCAGTCCATCAAGGCCGACTACACCCACCCGCTCACCAAAAAGGCCCGGCTGGACCTGGGCGGCAAAGTCAGCTGGGTGCACTCCGACAACGACGTGGAGTTTACCATTCCCTTCGTGGACCCCGCTTCCGGCGCCGTGAGCCTGGATTATTTGGTGCGCGACGCGAACCTGTCGAACCGCTTCCGCTACGACGAGAACATCAACGCGGGCTACGTGAATTACAACCAGACCCTGCCCGGCTGGACCCTGCAGCTGGGCCTGCGCGGGGAGCAAACCAAGGGCGTGGGCAAGTCGGACAACGCTACGGAGGACGCCAACTTCAACCGCAACTACTTCCAGCTTTTCCCCAGCGCAGCCGTCAAGCACACCTTCACCGAGCAGCACGAAACGTCCGTGTCGCTGAGCCGCCGCATCGACCGGCCGGGCTACGGGCAGCTCAACCCCTTCCGCTCCTACATCGACGCGACGACCTACGGCGCGGGTAACCCCCGGCTCAAGCCCCAGACCAGCTACAACGTGGAGCTGACCCACACTTACAAGCAGAAATACAGCCTGGGCCTGAGTTACAGCCGCACCTCCGACCCCATCGTGGGCACCGTACAGCCCGAAAACGCCAACAGCCGCATCGTGGTATCGACGAGCCAGAACCTGGGCACCCAGTACTACTACGCCCTTACCCTGACGGCCCCGGTGGAGCTGGCCAAGTGGTGGAACGTGTACAACAACGGGGTGCTCTACTACAACCGCTACGTGGGCAGCATTGCCGGCACCACCCTGGACCGCAGCAGCGCCCGGCCGGCTTTTTCGCTCAGCAGCAACAGCACGTTCACCTTCGGCAAAGGCTGGAGCGCCGATTTGAACGCCAACTACCAGTCGCGGGAGCTGTCGGGCTTCTTCGATACCCGCCCTTATGGGCAGGTGGCTTTTGGTATTCAGAAAAGCCTCTGGGAACGAAAAGCCAACCTCAAGCTCAACGTAACCGACGCCTTCTACACCGGCGCCATCCGGGCCACTTCCACCTACGACAACTACGTGGAGCGCTTCTACCAGCGCGGCGACTTCCGGGTGGCCACCCTAGCCTTCTCCTACCGCTTCGGCAATGATAAACTGGCGCCGGCCCGGCGCCGCAGCGGCGGGGCCGAAGACGAAAAGCGCCGCGCCGGGGGCTCCTAA
- a CDS encoding MarR family winged helix-turn-helix transcriptional regulator has protein sequence MLSNVLFYSLDKAIKQYRRFAQANIDRAGIAITIDQWLVLRVILENDDLTQTEIGDRVFKDQASVARIIRLLTQRELLAAEALAYDGRRTQLRVTEEGQRILDAVQPIVLNNRGIALQGLSDADTAVLQTLLERIYRNCTPTS, from the coding sequence ATGCTCTCTAATGTTCTCTTCTACTCGCTCGATAAGGCTATCAAGCAATACCGGCGCTTTGCCCAGGCCAACATCGACCGGGCGGGCATCGCCATTACCATCGACCAGTGGCTGGTGCTGCGCGTGATTCTGGAAAACGACGACCTGACCCAAACCGAAATCGGCGACCGGGTCTTTAAGGACCAGGCCTCCGTGGCCCGCATCATCCGCTTGCTCACCCAACGCGAACTGCTGGCGGCCGAAGCCCTGGCCTACGACGGGCGCCGCACCCAGCTGCGCGTGACCGAAGAAGGCCAGCGGATTCTGGACGCGGTGCAGCCCATCGTGCTCAACAATCGCGGCATTGCGCTGCAGGGACTCTCGGACGCCGATACGGCTGTGCTCCAGACCCTACTGGAACGCATTTACCGCAACTGTACGCCAACTTCCTAG